The segment AAAGAATTGCACGATGACAGAAGTTCCAGCTTGTGCGCTAAAGGCCATACTGACAAAGATTGGGGTCGCTTCAAATTTGGCTATTAAGTAATAGCCAAGTAATCCGAAGAAACTTGAAGCCGCAATGGACACTCCAAGAATGATCATATAATGATTCCAATAACCCGTTTTCGTTATCATGGTAATGGCTCTCCAAAATGAAATCGTATCGTTGTTTCTAGCAAACGTATTCTGTGTTTCATTATAATGATCAGTAATCGAATCTCGGATGTAAAAATGGGCAAATGGTAGGGTTACTAATGCTAAGGAGCCTGCAATAATGAAGGGTACTACTACGCCAAGTGGCGAGAATAATCCCCCAATAGCTGGACCACATAAGAAGCCTAGACCATTTACTGCACCCATTTTTGCAATGGTTTGATTTCTAAACTCTTTTTTCGTTTGATCGGCTACCATCGAAAAAGCTGCCATTTGGGTACCAGATGAAATCGCTGCACCAATTAATCGAACTACAAGCAATTGCCAATAGTTTTGAGCTACAATTAATAACAGAAAAGCGATACCAAAGCCAAATACTCCAATCATTAAAACGGGTTTTCTTCCTATTTTGTCGGCTAAACGTCCCCAAATCGGTGCAGTAATTAACTGTGAAACAGCCCAAATAATAATTAATGATGACATTTGAACGGATGAGAGTCCCAAATCATCTGCTAAGAATGGTAATGTCGGAAGTACAATTCCATAACCTGTCATCGTTAAAAACATTATGAATCCTAATAGAAAGAACGCCTTCCTATCCATCATCCATATTCATCTTCTTTCAATTTAATAAAAAGCAAGGAACGCCTGCTAACTCTGACAAGGTGCGCTTTTGCCTCCGTCGAAAAAACTGTGCCGGAGCGAAATGAAGAATTGGCGTTCGAAGCTAGACATTCGAAAAGCGGATGGTGCTGGCATTCACTATAAAATTTGAAATAGGGCAAAATAAATCCCTCTTCTTACCTAATCAATCGATAATTCTTTTATTTTTCATAACTAACCGGTTAGTATTATTACGGCATAATAACTGACTAGATAGTATGTTAAAGAAATAATTAGAAGCTACTTCAATTAAAGTAACTCTCCTACTTTGGCATTTCCTTTTAATAAGTTTCGAGCAATTGTTCGACGCTGAATTTCATCCGTCCCTTCAAAAATTCGGTATAGTCTTAATTCT is part of the Solibacillus sp. FSL K6-1523 genome and harbors:
- a CDS encoding MFS transporter, translating into MMDRKAFFLLGFIMFLTMTGYGIVLPTLPFLADDLGLSSVQMSSLIIIWAVSQLITAPIWGRLADKIGRKPVLMIGVFGFGIAFLLLIVAQNYWQLLVVRLIGAAISSGTQMAAFSMVADQTKKEFRNQTIAKMGAVNGLGFLCGPAIGGLFSPLGVVVPFIIAGSLALVTLPFAHFYIRDSITDHYNETQNTFARNNDTISFWRAITMITKTGYWNHYMIILGVSIAASSFFGLLGYYLIAKFEATPIFVSMAFSAQAGTSVIVQFFLLKKCYELWTEDTITKIGLAFATIGYCFISFAPFIWVAILGCVFTGFGQSLVRPTTIAMLSKRTEMGRGITLGLQESMDSLGRILGPLWGGWVFLSLVSAPFITSAVIIAILLGIAFLITHQQKINFSISQQKDTNNS